In Priestia megaterium NBRC 15308 = ATCC 14581, the following proteins share a genomic window:
- the treC gene encoding alpha,alpha-phosphotrehalase: MQEPWWKKSVVYQIYPKSFYDTTGNGVGDIAGIIEKLDYLKKLGVDVVWLTPIYKSPQRDNGYDISDYFVIQEEYGTMEDFDRLITEAHKRDLKIIMDIVVNHTSTEHEWFQEAKKSKDNPYRDFYIWKDQKEDGSAPTNWVSKFGGSAWEHDKLTEQSYLHLFDVTQADLNWENERVRRSVYDMMTFWFEKGVDGFRLDVINLISKDQRFLDDDGSMAPGDGRKFYTDGPRVHEYMREMNQEVFSKYDSMTVGEMSSTTVDHCIQYSHPDRGELSMTFNFHHLKVDYPNGEKWALADFDFIKLKEILSTWQREMNKGGGWNALFWCNHDQPRVVSRYGNDELYHNKSAKMLAAAIHLMQGTPYIYQGEEIGMTNPKFSSIDEYRDVESLNVYEIKRAQGMNENEILEILKHKSRDNSRTPVQWSDEPNAGFTKGKPWINPADNYREINVEKALDDEDSIFYFYQKLIALRKQYEIITYGNYELILGEDEQIFAYIRNGAGEKLLVINNFYGSETAFELPEDITFEGYHSEILLSNYKDSSKEFKQVLLRPYESIVYHLKK, encoded by the coding sequence ATGCAAGAACCTTGGTGGAAAAAATCGGTTGTCTATCAAATTTACCCTAAAAGCTTTTATGATACGACTGGCAACGGCGTGGGTGATATAGCTGGAATTATTGAAAAGCTAGATTATTTGAAAAAGCTTGGCGTAGACGTTGTGTGGCTAACGCCAATTTATAAATCGCCGCAGCGGGACAATGGATATGATATAAGTGATTATTTTGTTATTCAAGAAGAATACGGAACAATGGAGGACTTCGATCGTTTAATAACAGAAGCGCATAAGCGGGATCTTAAAATCATCATGGATATTGTCGTTAATCATACGTCAACTGAACATGAATGGTTTCAAGAAGCTAAAAAATCGAAAGATAACCCGTACAGAGATTTTTATATTTGGAAAGATCAAAAAGAAGATGGAAGTGCTCCGACGAATTGGGTTTCAAAATTTGGAGGTTCGGCGTGGGAGCATGATAAGCTGACAGAACAATCCTATCTGCATTTGTTTGATGTCACGCAAGCGGATTTGAACTGGGAAAATGAGCGTGTGCGCCGCAGCGTGTACGATATGATGACGTTTTGGTTTGAAAAAGGAGTAGATGGATTTCGTCTCGACGTTATTAACTTAATTTCAAAAGATCAGCGCTTTTTAGATGATGATGGTTCTATGGCGCCAGGAGATGGACGGAAATTTTATACCGACGGTCCTCGCGTTCACGAATATATGCGAGAAATGAATCAAGAAGTTTTTTCAAAATACGATAGCATGACCGTTGGGGAAATGTCGTCGACAACTGTTGACCACTGTATTCAATATTCTCATCCGGACCGGGGCGAGCTTAGCATGACGTTTAATTTTCATCATTTGAAAGTCGATTACCCAAACGGAGAAAAGTGGGCGCTAGCAGATTTTGATTTTATTAAATTAAAAGAGATTCTATCAACTTGGCAAAGGGAGATGAATAAAGGAGGGGGATGGAATGCACTATTTTGGTGCAACCATGATCAGCCTCGCGTTGTTTCCCGCTATGGAAACGATGAACTCTATCATAATAAATCTGCCAAAATGCTCGCCGCAGCCATTCATCTGATGCAGGGAACACCTTATATTTATCAAGGGGAAGAAATCGGTATGACAAACCCGAAGTTTTCCTCTATTGATGAATATAGAGATGTGGAGTCATTAAATGTGTATGAGATAAAACGTGCACAAGGAATGAACGAAAATGAAATTTTGGAGATTTTAAAACATAAATCAAGAGATAATTCCCGTACACCGGTACAATGGAGCGATGAGCCAAATGCAGGTTTTACAAAAGGAAAGCCATGGATTAATCCGGCCGATAACTACCGTGAAATTAATGTGGAAAAAGCGTTAGATGATGAAGATTCAATTTTTTATTTTTATCAAAAGCTTATTGCACTGCGCAAGCAGTATGAGATTATTACCTATGGAAACTATGAATTGATTCTTGGAGAAGACGAGCAGATTTTTGCTTATATCCGAAATGGAGCAGGTGAAAAGCTGTTGGTGATAAATAATTTCTACGGCAGCGAAACAGCCTTTGAACTGCCAGAAGATATAACTTTTGAAGGATATCATAGTGAAATATTGCTGTCTAACTACAAAGATTCATCAAAGGAATTCAAGCAAGTCTTACTTCGGCCGTATGAATCAATCGTGTATCATTTAAAAAAATAG
- the treR gene encoding trehalose operon repressor gives MKENKFISIYEQLVDKIKRGDWRPNMKLPSENELVEQYQTSRETIRKALNLLSQNGYIQKMKGKGSFVLDVSRFDFPVSGLVSFKEMAEKLGHTSITIVKEFELVKADQDLCTQLGATKKDLIWKVVRAREIDGEKIILDKDFFHKKYVPHLTKDICKGSIYEYLEKDLGLKISFAKKEISVDELTDEDKCYLDLKDYEHIVVVRNYVYLEDASLFQYTESRHRLDKFRFVDFARRGI, from the coding sequence TTGAAAGAAAATAAATTTATCAGTATTTACGAACAGTTAGTCGATAAAATTAAACGTGGTGACTGGCGTCCTAATATGAAACTTCCTTCTGAAAATGAGCTTGTTGAACAGTATCAAACGTCTCGTGAAACGATACGGAAAGCGTTAAATTTACTTTCACAAAATGGGTACATTCAAAAAATGAAAGGAAAAGGCTCATTTGTATTGGACGTATCACGCTTTGATTTTCCAGTATCAGGACTTGTTAGCTTCAAGGAAATGGCGGAAAAGCTAGGACATACATCGATTACTATTGTAAAAGAATTTGAATTAGTTAAGGCCGATCAAGATTTGTGCACACAGCTTGGGGCGACGAAAAAAGATCTTATATGGAAAGTGGTTCGAGCACGGGAAATCGATGGGGAGAAAATTATTTTAGATAAAGATTTTTTTCATAAAAAGTATGTTCCTCACCTCACAAAAGACATATGTAAAGGCTCTATTTATGAATACTTAGAAAAAGATCTTGGGCTAAAAATAAGCTTTGCCAAAAAAGAAATTTCCGTTGACGAGCTGACGGACGAAGATAAGTGTTACTTAGATTTAAAAGACTATGAACATATTGTGGTAGTAAGAAACTATGTGTATTTAGAAGATGCAAGCCTTTTTCAATATACGGAATCACGTCATCGTCTTGATAAGTTTCGTTTTGTAGATTTTGCTCGCAGGGGTATATAA
- the pxpB gene encoding 5-oxoprolinase subunit PxpB, with the protein MSHDYRLYPLGDSGIVVSFGDEINFGIHKRIQQFTEVLEQSLCKGMIEYVPAFTTVTIYYDPWIMSEKGRRNPYTAISIYIEELLFRQEEKSEAVARQIEIPVCYGGKYGPDLERVAAFHSLTPDEVISIHTNGEYLVYMLGFAPGFPYLGGMSEEIATPRKESPRNSIPKGSVGIAGMQTGVYPIETPGGWQLIGRTPLTLFNPKNDSPSLLQAGDRIRFVSISETEYEAQKEVDEDEY; encoded by the coding sequence ATGAGTCACGATTATCGACTTTATCCTCTTGGTGACAGCGGCATTGTCGTTTCATTTGGAGACGAAATTAATTTCGGCATACATAAACGTATTCAGCAATTTACTGAGGTGCTAGAGCAATCATTATGTAAGGGAATGATTGAATATGTGCCGGCTTTTACAACAGTTACAATCTATTATGATCCTTGGATAATGAGTGAAAAAGGAAGAAGAAATCCTTACACAGCAATATCTATATATATTGAAGAACTGCTTTTCCGCCAGGAAGAAAAATCTGAAGCAGTCGCTAGACAAATTGAAATTCCGGTGTGTTACGGAGGAAAGTACGGACCGGACTTAGAGAGAGTAGCTGCTTTTCATTCATTAACGCCTGATGAAGTTATCTCCATTCATACAAATGGAGAATATTTGGTGTATATGCTAGGCTTTGCTCCTGGTTTTCCTTACTTGGGAGGGATGAGCGAAGAAATTGCGACTCCAAGAAAAGAATCACCGAGAAACAGCATCCCAAAAGGGTCAGTTGGCATCGCAGGAATGCAAACCGGCGTGTACCCAATCGAGACACCTGGAGGATGGCAGTTAATCGGGCGTACTCCTCTTACACTATTTAACCCAAAAAATGATTCGCCAAGCTTGCTTCAAGCAGGTGATCGTATCCGATTTGTTTCCATTTCTGAAACGGAATATGAAGCCCAAAAGGAGGTGGATGAAGATGAGTATTAA
- a CDS encoding biotin-dependent carboxyltransferase family protein, giving the protein MSIKVIRPGLLTTIQDIGRHGYQKDGMIVSGAMDKVALRIANLLVGNQENQPVIEITLMGPKIEFQQDALIALTGGDLSPTVNDEAVKMWRPLYVKKGSVLQFGVPILGCRSYLSVSGAFNVPAVMGSTSTSLRARIGGLHGKALQSGDEVLSHPPTETGEAIIKKLVKKQTDRSFQQAFWTIHPKLLPSYETPIIRTMKGAEFDWFTKESQQHFFNQEFDVTPQSDRMGYRLKGKKLVLGQEKELLSSAVTFGTIQVPKEGQPIVLLADHQTTGGYPRIGQVATADFSALAQISPGKKVSFQAISLDEAQYLYMEQEKKINHIKRALRMKI; this is encoded by the coding sequence ATGAGTATTAAAGTGATACGTCCCGGTTTATTAACAACGATTCAAGATATCGGCAGACATGGATATCAAAAGGACGGCATGATTGTCAGCGGGGCAATGGATAAAGTTGCTTTAAGGATTGCCAACTTATTAGTAGGAAATCAAGAAAATCAGCCGGTTATTGAAATTACGTTAATGGGACCAAAAATTGAATTTCAGCAAGATGCTTTGATTGCCCTGACGGGAGGGGATTTATCGCCAACTGTTAATGATGAAGCCGTAAAGATGTGGCGACCTTTATATGTGAAAAAAGGGAGCGTGCTGCAGTTTGGTGTTCCGATTTTAGGATGCCGTTCTTATTTATCGGTTTCCGGTGCTTTTAATGTTCCTGCAGTTATGGGAAGTACATCTACTTCACTCCGCGCTCGGATAGGCGGGCTGCATGGTAAAGCATTACAGTCAGGGGACGAAGTATTAAGCCACCCTCCTACAGAAACAGGGGAAGCAATTATAAAGAAACTGGTGAAAAAGCAAACGGACCGCTCTTTTCAGCAGGCTTTTTGGACGATTCATCCTAAACTTCTTCCTTCATACGAGACGCCTATTATCCGCACGATGAAAGGTGCAGAATTTGATTGGTTTACAAAAGAAAGTCAACAACATTTCTTTAATCAAGAATTTGACGTTACCCCTCAATCTGACCGTATGGGCTATAGGCTAAAAGGGAAGAAATTAGTTCTTGGTCAAGAAAAAGAGCTGCTCTCTAGCGCTGTGACGTTCGGTACGATTCAAGTACCAAAAGAAGGGCAGCCCATTGTTTTATTAGCAGATCATCAAACCACAGGAGGATACCCTAGAATCGGACAGGTAGCAACTGCAGATTTTTCAGCGCTGGCGCAAATTTCTCCAGGGAAAAAGGTTTCTTTTCAAGCAATTTCACTGGATGAAGCGCAGTATTTATACATGGAGCAGGAAAAGAAAATAAATCATATTAAAAGAGCACTTCGAATGAAAATATAA
- a CDS encoding LamB/YcsF family protein — translation MATVDLNCDLGESFGNYRLGNDKEILRYVTSANIACGFHAGDPSVMRETVKLALSENVAIGAHPGLQDLAGFGRRYMKITPREAYDLMVYQMGALSAFIRAEGGALHHVKPHGALYNMAAGDRDIAKAIAEAVYNVSEEAILYGLAGSELIKAGNEIGLRMSQEVFADRTYQQNGMLTPRNVENAVIQDEEAAISQVIKMVKEKKVFTVQNEEIPIQADTVCIHGDGAHAVEFAKAICDKLKEEQIIIQPQ, via the coding sequence ATGGCTACCGTTGATTTGAACTGTGACTTAGGGGAGAGCTTTGGGAACTATAGATTAGGAAATGATAAAGAAATTTTACGCTATGTAACGTCTGCAAACATTGCTTGTGGTTTTCATGCCGGAGATCCTTCGGTTATGAGAGAAACAGTAAAGCTGGCTTTGAGTGAAAATGTGGCGATTGGCGCGCACCCCGGATTGCAAGATTTAGCTGGATTTGGACGTAGATATATGAAAATTACGCCTCGAGAAGCTTATGATTTGATGGTATATCAAATGGGGGCTCTTTCAGCTTTTATACGTGCAGAAGGAGGGGCCCTTCATCATGTGAAACCTCATGGCGCTTTATATAATATGGCTGCAGGAGATCGAGACATAGCTAAAGCTATTGCTGAAGCCGTTTATAATGTTAGTGAGGAAGCTATTTTATATGGTTTGGCTGGAAGTGAATTGATTAAAGCCGGAAACGAAATAGGCTTGCGTATGTCTCAGGAAGTATTTGCAGATCGAACCTATCAACAGAACGGTATGCTGACGCCGAGAAACGTTGAAAACGCCGTGATTCAAGATGAAGAAGCGGCTATTTCTCAAGTAATTAAAATGGTCAAAGAAAAGAAAGTGTTTACTGTGCAAAATGAAGAGATTCCCATTCAAGCAGATACCGTTTGTATTCATGGAGACGGTGCACATGCTGTTGAATTTGCCAAAGCTATTTGTGACAAGCTAAAAGAAGAACAAATTATTATTCAACCACAATGA
- a CDS encoding NRAMP family divalent metal transporter codes for MKKERNWSVLLGAAFLMATSAVGPGFLTQTTVFTQALAASFGFVILLSILLDIGVQLNVWRIIAVSEKRAQDIANNVLPGLGLFIAILIVIGGLAFNIGNVGGAGLGFNALFGISPKAGAVITAIISIAIFLVKEAGKLMDRFAQLMGGILIVLMVYVAVSSAPPLGEAVSKTFWPDHIDVMAIVTLVGGTVGGYITFAGGHRLLDAGIKGKAAIPEVTRGAVSGITIASIIRIFLFLATLGVLSQGLKLNPDNPPASVFQLAAGDIGYKLFGVVMAAAAITSVIGSAYTSVSFIKSFSKRIEKYENWIIIAFITISTLVFLTIGQPVTLLILAGALNGLILPITLGTMLIAAYKKKIVGDYKHPTWLAVFGGFVVVIMAVLGVYTLVTQMAKLW; via the coding sequence ATGAAAAAAGAACGCAACTGGAGCGTGCTGCTCGGAGCAGCATTTTTAATGGCTACTTCAGCAGTGGGGCCAGGTTTTTTAACTCAAACAACGGTCTTTACACAAGCTCTCGCCGCAAGTTTTGGTTTTGTCATTTTACTGTCGATTTTATTAGACATTGGCGTTCAGCTAAACGTATGGCGTATTATTGCCGTTTCAGAAAAAAGAGCACAGGATATCGCTAACAATGTTTTGCCAGGCCTCGGCTTATTTATTGCTATTTTAATTGTAATCGGGGGCTTAGCATTTAATATTGGAAATGTAGGAGGAGCGGGTCTTGGCTTCAATGCGCTATTTGGTATTTCTCCTAAAGCGGGTGCAGTCATTACAGCCATCATTTCTATCGCAATTTTTTTAGTCAAAGAAGCCGGAAAATTAATGGATCGATTTGCTCAATTAATGGGTGGAATATTAATTGTTTTAATGGTGTATGTTGCAGTTTCTTCCGCTCCGCCATTAGGAGAAGCAGTATCTAAAACATTTTGGCCGGATCACATTGACGTAATGGCGATTGTTACTCTTGTAGGAGGAACGGTAGGAGGATATATTACATTTGCAGGAGGTCACCGTTTATTAGATGCAGGAATCAAAGGAAAAGCCGCGATTCCTGAAGTAACAAGAGGAGCAGTATCCGGTATTACGATTGCTTCGATCATTCGAATTTTTCTATTTTTAGCCACACTAGGTGTGTTGAGTCAAGGACTAAAGCTGAATCCTGATAATCCACCTGCCTCTGTTTTTCAGTTAGCCGCAGGGGATATTGGCTATAAATTATTCGGTGTTGTCATGGCAGCGGCGGCTATCACTTCAGTTATTGGTTCGGCATATACATCGGTTTCCTTTATTAAATCCTTCAGTAAAAGGATTGAGAAATATGAAAACTGGATTATCATTGCATTTATTACGATTTCAACCCTGGTTTTCTTAACGATTGGCCAGCCGGTCACGCTGCTTATTTTAGCTGGAGCATTAAATGGGCTAATCTTACCTATTACACTTGGAACGATGCTTATAGCGGCGTATAAAAAGAAGATAGTAGGCGATTACAAGCATCCAACTTGGCTTGCCGTTTTTGGCGGTTTTGTGGTCGTTATTATGGCTGTGCTAGGAGTCTATACGCTTGTGACTCAAATGGCAAAACTGTGGTAA
- the trhA gene encoding PAQR family membrane homeostasis protein TrhA, with the protein MATTHTFTRGEEIANAITHGVGAVLSIVGLTLLIVLSSLEGTPWHVISFTIYGVTMLLLYVSSTLVHSFPEGKVKDLFEIFDHSSIYLFIAGTYTPFLFIAVKGTTGWTLFGIVWGIALAGIVFKAFFVKKFLFISTILYVFMGWMIVFAWDSLTQNIAHQGIVLLVVGGVLYTIGAVFYVWRGFRFHHMIWHMFVLGGTVLHFLAIILYVLPITN; encoded by the coding sequence ATGGCTACTACACACACATTTACAAGAGGAGAAGAAATTGCAAATGCGATTACACACGGCGTTGGAGCCGTACTCAGCATTGTTGGATTAACGCTTTTAATCGTACTTTCTTCGTTAGAAGGAACGCCTTGGCATGTTATCAGTTTTACTATTTACGGAGTAACCATGCTGCTTCTCTATGTCTCCTCTACGCTTGTCCATAGCTTTCCAGAAGGTAAGGTAAAAGATCTTTTTGAGATATTTGACCACTCTTCTATTTATTTGTTTATTGCCGGTACGTACACTCCATTTTTATTTATCGCAGTAAAAGGAACCACCGGCTGGACACTTTTTGGAATTGTATGGGGCATCGCTCTTGCAGGAATTGTATTCAAAGCTTTTTTTGTAAAGAAATTCCTTTTTATTTCCACCATTCTTTACGTATTTATGGGATGGATGATTGTGTTTGCTTGGGATTCGTTAACTCAAAACATTGCCCATCAAGGAATTGTCCTTCTCGTAGTAGGAGGCGTGTTGTATACAATCGGGGCTGTTTTTTACGTATGGCGAGGATTTCGTTTTCATCATATGATTTGGCATATGTTTGTTCTTGGCGGAACCGTACTCCACTTTTTAGCAATCATTTTATATGTATTGCCTATAACCAATTAA
- a CDS encoding DUF1643 domain-containing protein, translating to MEAVKKEVIFDETGTYKYSLLCKWSEVNERKLTFILSFPENTYEYSDDTAVSKCIELAQKWGFGVLEIVYLFSYQTDHVSFLRMLSKEEAVGTRTGEYIQKAVEDAELVVVAWGDHGSIYNRQEEVERFLKHKPVYCFGKTKQQFPRHILSVVHRTELQKYEMPANREESEEVSSFIEDIDQSFGGEDYSPIKQLTEEEPLMFIEDIASMYR from the coding sequence ATGGAAGCAGTGAAAAAAGAAGTTATTTTTGATGAAACTGGCACATACAAATACTCTCTATTATGCAAATGGAGTGAAGTAAACGAACGTAAACTTACGTTTATCTTGTCATTTCCAGAAAATACGTATGAATACAGCGACGATACAGCTGTATCCAAATGCATAGAACTGGCGCAAAAGTGGGGATTTGGAGTCTTAGAAATCGTTTATTTATTCAGCTATCAAACCGACCATGTTTCGTTTTTACGCATGCTTTCAAAAGAAGAAGCTGTTGGAACAAGAACAGGTGAATATATTCAAAAAGCAGTGGAGGATGCTGAACTGGTTGTGGTAGCTTGGGGTGATCATGGAAGCATTTATAACCGGCAAGAGGAAGTAGAACGCTTTTTGAAACACAAGCCGGTATACTGTTTTGGAAAAACGAAGCAGCAATTTCCTCGCCATATTTTATCCGTCGTGCATCGTACAGAATTACAAAAATACGAAATGCCGGCTAATCGTGAAGAGTCGGAAGAAGTTTCTTCGTTTATTGAAGACATAGATCAAAGTTTTGGTGGAGAGGATTATTCGCCAATTAAACAACTAACAGAAGAAGAACCGCTTATGTTTATTGAAGATATTGCCAGTATGTATCGGTAA
- the bluB gene encoding 5,6-dimethylbenzimidazole synthase produces the protein MNSFTNDEKQAVYKAIYGRRDVRTFLSDEIPNETVYNILQAAHSGPSVGFMQPWNFILVSDTEVKNKLAWAADKERRALAIHYEGEKKEDFLELKIQGLKEAPLTICVTCDPTRGGSHVLGRNSIPETDMMSTACAIQNMWLASYAEGLAMGWVSFYKKNDVRDILHIPPHIDPVALMSIGYTDKYPEKPILEQANWEKRRDLDKLIYHNVWENEKE, from the coding sequence ATGAATTCGTTTACAAACGACGAAAAGCAAGCGGTATACAAAGCGATTTATGGAAGAAGAGATGTACGAACATTTTTGTCTGATGAGATTCCGAATGAAACGGTCTATAACATTCTACAGGCTGCTCACAGCGGACCTTCCGTCGGGTTTATGCAGCCTTGGAATTTTATATTAGTATCTGATACAGAAGTGAAAAATAAACTTGCCTGGGCAGCAGATAAAGAGAGAAGGGCACTGGCTATTCATTATGAAGGTGAAAAGAAAGAAGATTTTTTAGAGCTCAAGATTCAAGGATTAAAAGAGGCGCCATTAACTATTTGCGTAACGTGTGATCCAACAAGAGGGGGCTCTCATGTTCTCGGAAGAAACTCAATTCCAGAAACCGATATGATGTCAACTGCGTGTGCGATTCAAAATATGTGGCTTGCTTCATATGCAGAAGGACTGGCAATGGGTTGGGTAAGTTTTTATAAGAAAAATGATGTACGTGACATTTTACATATTCCTCCTCATATTGATCCTGTAGCGCTCATGTCAATTGGCTATACAGATAAATACCCTGAGAAACCAATCTTAGAACAAGCTAACTGGGAAAAAAGAAGGGATTTAGACAAGCTAATTTATCATAATGTATGGGAAAATGAAAAAGAATAG